One window of the Thunnus albacares chromosome 3, fThuAlb1.1, whole genome shotgun sequence genome contains the following:
- the rasd3 gene encoding RASD family member 3: MSPSERRNTVRLVFLGAAGVGKSALIRRFLHQSFEHKYTRTVEELHVLEYDTASSGKMHLEVLDTSGSYSFPAMRELCIRHSDAFALVYAVDDPGSFEEVRRLRDEILQLRGDKSSLITVVGSKADLTETEGRVLLAVDVMTTVEGEWDANFVEASARTGSNTVGVFSALLQQVNLPHGLSPAVGRRRDTLPRPAVKKRPPLKKNNSCILS, from the coding sequence ATGTCTCCGTCCGAGCGTCGCAATACGGTCCGGCTGGTGTTCCTCGGGGCAGCGGGGGTCGGGAAGAGCGCGCTCATCCGCCGTTTCCTCCACCAAAGCTTCGAGCACAAGTACACGCGCACAGTCGAGGAGCTTCACGTGCTGGAGTACGACACTGCGAGCTCCGGGAAGATGCATCTGGAGGTCTTGGACACGAGCGGCAGTTACTCCTTCCCGGCTATGCGTGAGCTCTGCATCCGACACAGTGACGCCTTCGCCCTGGTGTACGCGGTGGACGACCCGGGGTCGTTCGAAGAAGTGCGGCGGCTGCGCGACGAGATTCTGCAGCTGAGGGGCGACAAGAGCTCGCTCATCACCGTGGTCGGCAGTAAGGCTGATCTGACCGAGACCGAAGGCCGGGTTCTGCTTGCAGTTGATGTCATGACCACGGTGGAGGGTGAGTGGGACGCCAACTTCGTGGAGGCGTCCGCGCGCACCGGTTCCAACACGGTCGGGGTGTTCAGCGCGCTGCTGCAACAGGTGAACCTGCCGCACGGGTTGAGCCCTGCGGTGGGGAGGCGCAGAGACACGCTGCCCAGACCGGCGGTCAAGAAAAGACCACCACTGAAGAAGAACAACAGCTGTATCCTGTCATAG